GTGAACTGGCTAACTGACAACTGATAACTGTAGcagcactggaaaaaaatgacagttgCGTCTGGTCGAGCTCAGGGATGGACTCTTCCTCTTCCAGATACTGACCTTCGGTTGCGTGTGCAGCCGTGTTTTGCTTCCTCGTCTCGTCTCCCTCCGGCCTCACAGACGGAGTTtgtggagggaaataaaaagggCTGGGGAACTGGATGAGTGGCGGTGACACTGCGAAGAGATTCAGCCCCTCGCTCGGGCCGAGTGCTCGTGGAGGAGGGGACGTATGTGAAGAAagagcaggagctgcaggagaagtTGGTTCTGCCTGAGGGGAAGAATCATGTTGCAGTGATATTAAAGCTGCTGGTTGTTTCTTAAATGATTGTATCTCTGTATGTCGTGAGCTGGTGACGAGCAGCTGCTGATCTAATGGTGTAACTGAGCGGCTAATAGCATCTACTGGAGGCGGGAGTGGACCTGGGTCAGGTCGGATTTTGCCGCTGTGGATGTTAGTGGCTTCGATCTGGTGCAGGATGCTCGGCCTGCTGGGCTGACGGGAGGCGTTAGGCCGGCCTAACATGGATTTTACATTCTGGAGGGTAATCCTCCCCCGGTGACTTCCTGGTTTCAAAAATAGACGATTCATGGATAAATCCATCTCCTCCTGACTGTCCACCGACAACTTGACCTGTTTGAGGGGTCCTGAGCAAACTTCCTTCGCTTTAGAGTCCAGAAATTCAgagatgtttttgtctttggaaAGAAAGTGCCCGTTCGGCtttgtctgctttgtttttttagcgGCATCTTTGGGTTTAACCTCGGCAGACACAGAGTCTTTTTTTGGATTAGCTTCGGTCTCAGTCAGTGCTGTGGTTTTAGAGGCAGATCTGGTTCCCTCCCGTAACCCCTCTGTCATGTTTTCCAACTTTGCAGCTTCTATCAGAGCACGAAGACTCTTCTTCTTTGGCTTAAAGGCGGCGGCAGACAAAGGTGAAGAGGTCTCAGTTTGATCAGTCAGCTTCTGGTTCTTCTTAGTTAATGGCGGAAGCGACTTAGGTGAAGACGATGCCTTTGCTGGCGTTTGTGACGTCTGCGTGGATGCCTTTTTACCCACTGTCACCGGTGACGTCTGCGTGGACTTCTTTGCCTTTGCTGCTTTTTTGGCCACAGCTGTGAGTGCAGGAGATGACGTCGTCTGACTTGTTGTGAGCTCATGTCTGCTTTCTGGAGGTGTCTTGGAGCTCGCCGCTGCTTTGCAGTGTGGCAGGTGACTCTTCAGCCTCTTGTAAGTTTTCCCACAGAAGGGGCAAACCTCTGCGTGAAGAAACAGTGACCGTCATGTTTAAAATAAGCACCTAGCATATCTAGATGTGGTGGTGCAACATTCAATCATATGTCAACCTgacattttcttcagttttaaaatactgcatatAGTGTAGGTTACAAGAGCCTTAAATTATATATTCAAATAACTATCATTAGGGACACTACTGAAACCAAATGCATTGTAATGTATAAGCCCTGCATTAAAGCCCTTTCACGAGTGTTGTAATGTTCAATTTATGTTGAAACAATGTAAATGAGGTGGTTATTCAACTTAGGCACTGAAAGAAATATTGGTGGTTTCCAATGGATGAAACGATacaggaataattaaaaaaaaatagcttattGATGGTGTAAAATCCCACTAAATATCGATAAACATCTGATTAAAAGGACGTTTTATtcgtcttatttatttttgtcacgtGTTGACCTTGGTACGCAAGGGAAATggtgaataaagtaatctatcagTGTTCAGAAGTAAATTaagttacaaaaacaaataataataatgataaacgtataataaaaataaaatgtgtgttttttatttttgttttatacttaCCAGAGCCCATTCTTCACACACCTGATTAACAGCCAATCAGGTGGAAGCATGTTCCAAAGATCACAACAAAACCCTTAACGAAGCTGTATTAACTActttaaatatcattaattatCACGTTAATAGTTAACggtgtcacttttttttttatcttgttttgcTAAGTTTTGACGTTCACGTTCAAGGCAACTGTTGCTCTGTGGAGAGAAGGACCCCTTTAGGCAGCCCGTTGGGAGCCTGagtgaaaatctttttttttttttttttttttttttttttaatgtcgaAAGTTTTGGGATAAATAATTACTGTGCATGGGTTTGAAACTACATTTCACTAAGGTTATAACGGTGCTGCTGAACACGCCGAGGCAGTTTTTGTCTTGTGTGAACATGTAGGGATCGATTGTTCAGTGGGTGTGGCGCGTCAGTTTAGATGATTCACTCCTCCCTTCTTCCGGTTTTGCGTAAATCCCCAAAAATACCGATAAAGCTTTTGATTTAGTCCCTCAAAAACCCACAAAACTGTTGTTTATGTTAGATTCGGATGTGACTTAGCcactgtaatatttttttttaatgttatctggaagaataatacatttaagcagaaactaaaaatgttttcttggaacaactttttgatttttctcCAAAAAGCTAAGTGTTGAGGGTTCAATTTACATAAAACgaaacttcaaaacaaatcACTAGTCTTAAAATATACCAGGACCTACGTTTTAGTATcacgaaaatattttttttatctgtcaataaaataaaagtatgtagTTTATAGCATGGTgtaaaaacagagaagatatGGAAGATATGATatcaattaaaaacatttttgaatcCGAAATTTAAACAGTCTTCACATCTTATCTGTAGAATATTTTGCTATATATGTATCTTTGTACATTTTTCCTTATTGGACCAGTGTTCATTCATAAGCAAgcacataataaaaaaagccGGGTCTTATGTCATTagaaaagtgtattttattgataAGGTTAGAGTGGCATGAGAATGAATTTTCAAAAAGGTgatgaaaaaatacacaaaatacatcTACATCAAAGGGTCATCTTCATTGGAAAAAGCAGTGATTttgaaaaacattcagaaaagggggggaaaaaaatatgccATTTCTACAACCATTTACATATACGGAGATAAACCTGAATATTATTTACATGGCAACAGATTACAGTATTTACAAAGCCAGGACTGGAAGCAAACTACTGCTCTCGTGAGCACTGCTtttttggaggaaaacaaactgcagacTGTCGACGTGAACAGTCCTGAGAAAGCACGGTGTGATTTGG
This window of the Mugil cephalus isolate CIBA_MC_2020 chromosome 16, CIBA_Mcephalus_1.1, whole genome shotgun sequence genome carries:
- the si:dkey-21c1.4 gene encoding uncharacterized protein C17orf80 homolog, encoding MGSEVCPFCGKTYKRLKSHLPHCKAAASSKTPPESRHELTTSQTTSSPALTAVAKKAAKAKKSTQTSPVTVGKKASTQTSQTPAKASSSPKSLPPLTKKNQKLTDQTETSSPLSAAAFKPKKKSLRALIEAAKLENMTEGLREGTRSASKTTALTETEANPKKDSVSAEVKPKDAAKKTKQTKPNGHFLSKDKNISEFLDSKAKEVCSGPLKQVKLSVDSQEEMDLSMNRLFLKPGSHRGRITLQNVKSMLGRPNASRQPSRPSILHQIEATNIHSGKIRPDPGPLPPPVDAISRSVTPLDQQLLVTSSRHTEIQSFKKQPAALISLQHDSSPQAEPTSPAAPALSSHTSPPPRALGPSEGLNLFAVSPPLIQFPSPFYFPPQTPSVRPEGDETRKQNTAAHATEGALMHRPLGQVRLRELPEWLAGKTPGHPRGAVEMVQKGWQWYYRRYIDVKKGGVGGLGMLLAGYCVLSYIWSYPHIKLDRWRKYH